AAAGAACCGGAATAGAAACCAGACACTGGTTTACGCCTGGAGTAGATACAGTTACCAGCATGGCGAAGAATGCTACTGAAATGGCAATGGATCGTGCAGGAGTGACGCCCAAAGAAATAGACTTCATTATTTTCGCCACTATTACCCCTGATTATTTTATTCCCGGAAACGGCGTGCTGTTGCAGCGGGAACTCGGCTTTGGAACCATAGGAGCCCTGGATATCAGAAACGCTTGTTCTGGATTCATCTACGCACTATCTATTGCAGATCAGTTTATCAAAACTGGCATGTATAAAAAAATTCTAGTGGTAGGTGCAGAAATCCAATCTTCAGCTTTGGACAAAAGTGACGAAGGTCGTTCAAGTTCAGTGATTTTTGCAGATGGAGCCGGCACGGCGATACTTGGTGCAGTGGAGACTGACCAGCCAGGAATTCTTTCCACTCACCTGCATTCTGAGGGGGAATACGCGGAGGAACTTTACTGCAAAGACCCGGGAAGTAGCCGTGAAGTCAGAATCTCACCAGAATTGATAGACTCGGGAAGCTTTTTCCTGAAAATGAATGGAAACGCTGTGTTTAAGCATGCGGTAGTCAGATTTATGGAGGTAATAAAAGAGGCCTTGGAAGCCAACAAACTTGATCAATCGGCTATAGATTTATTGGTGCCCCATCAGGCAAATCTTAGGATTAGCCAGTACATACAGAAGCAGCTGGGTTTGCCATCGGAAAAAGTCTTTAATAATATCATGAGCAAAGGCAACACCACAGCAGCCACCATCCCTATCGCTCTGAGTGAAGCTTGGGAGCAGGGCAAAATCAAAGAAGGGGACCTGATCTGCCTAGCTGCCTTCGGTTCAGGGTTTACTTGGGCATCTGCCTTACTTCGCTGGTAATCGTACCCTTATCCATGGATTTAGACCTTTGGCTAGACAGGGAACTACTAGAAAGACAAAATCGACTCCGTCAGGAATTCTGGGAAATTCTCGGTGAAGTAGGAAATGCCATAGCTCCAACCAAACTTTTAACCATTCACCCCAACTCCCAAGGCATCAAACTGACCAGAGGCAATGAGCTGAATGGATTTCCTTATCAGGTCCTGGACCTGGTCAGAGACTTTGATGAGCAAAGTGGTCTGAACATCCGATTACTCAACTGGTTTGGGAATGGCTTTTTCCTTTTTGTTCTGATAGGAAAAAATCATCCAAAGGCACCTGGGGAGATTTTGCAAAAGCACGGATGGGCCATAAGCACAGTCCCGGATCGGTGGAAGTATGCTGCCATAGTAGATCCTTCAGGTCAGCTTAAAGCACCAAATGACCTACAGCTTAAAGAACTTACTTATATTCAATGGGTTAAACCTTTACCATTGGCAGGAAGCCGTGAAGCAGTCCGCCTTCAAATCGAAACTGAAGTGAATAATTTAATTGACCTAATGTTACAAAAAATGGGATAAAGCAGGAATTAAGTTATTTTTAAACAGGAAACTTAAGTTTCCGTACACTAGTCAGGAAATCCGCCGTTTTAAAGTTTTGCCCCAAACTACCCAACCGAGCGGAAATCGAAAAGAAAAATCCATGTATGAAATCGAGCATAATGCAGGTAACACCCATAAATATTTTTAGAGCAAATGCGAGATTCCATATGACCAAAACGAGAAAAAACAATCTTATGAAATATATTCTTCTAGCTTTTTTGCTTTACTGCAACACCCTGATCGCCCAGGACAACGCTATAGTAAGGCAGTACAACAGTGACTCCACCCTAATGGCCACCGGTGTGCTTACCCAGTATAAGCGACAAGGACTTTGGAAGTATTACAACGCCAAAACCAATACCTTACTCACCGAAGGAACCTTCAAAGATGGGGTTAGGGATGGCACGTGGACCAGTTTTTACCCAGATGGAAAGCGAAATGTGGTTGCAGACTACCGAGACGGTAAGCTTTTTGGTCCCTCACAAGTGTACGATGCGGATGGAGCGCTGAAAAGGCAGATTGTATTTCAAGACTCAGTAATAGTAGGCAAATACACTGAATACTATGGGAGCACTGGAGTTCCGGACTATGTGGACCCTAAGCAGGTTTATCGTGAAGGGCAATACGAGAATAATATGAAAACCGGACAATGGGTAGAATACCATGAGTTTGGGGAGTTGGCGGTACGGGAATACTATGAAAAAGGGCTGAGAAACGGCCCTTACTTAGAATACAGTCCTGAAGGAGATTTGATCACTGAAGCCGTCTATAAGGACGGGAAACTGGAAGGGGCATTTAAGCGATATGCCTATTCCAATGCTGTGGTAGAAGAAGGGAATTATAAAAATGGAGAAAAAATAGGTGAATGGAAGCGGTATTTCCCAGGTACCCGAACTGTAGCTGCTGAGGAGAGCTACGATGAAGATGGCAAGCGCATAGGCACATGGAAATATTATTATGAGAATAAACGAACCGCCAGAATTGAGAAATATGAGAACGGAATTGCTGTAGGAACCTGGCAGGAGTTCTTTCCAAATAAAAGCCTGGCAAAGCGTAAAATCTACGAACTAGGCGTCCCTGTGGGTGACTATGTGGAGTACCATGATACAGGCCAGGTTTCGGTAAAAGGCCAATATCAAAATGGAATGAAGACAGGCGTATGGAAAAGTTACCTTCCAGATGGCGAGCTGTATTCCGTAGGAGAGTATAGAAATGACATGAAAACCGGTCTTTGGAAGTATTTCAATAAAATCGGGATTCTCATCGCCGAAGGTGAATACTCCCTGGGTTTAGAAAAAGGTCAGTGGGTATATTATTATGATGGTGGGCAGCTCAAGTCAGTAGGCAGTTACAAGCTAGGAATGGAAGATGGTCTCTGGGGGCTTTTCTATGACAACAAACAACTCACCCAAGAAGAAACCTGGGACAATGGCCGATTGATGAACATCTCTGAATTCAATACCTACAACGGCAAAGACACCCTGGACAAGGGCACCTTGAAAGATGGAAATGGATCTAGGATCACCTATTACGTGACAGGCAAAAAAGAATCGGAAGGCAGTTATAAATCCGGCCGGGCTGAAGGAACCTGGATTTTCTACCATGAAAATGGCAGAAAGGCTTCTGAAGGACAAATGAAGGAAGGTAAAAAAGAAGGCCCTTGGAGATATTATAATCCTGCGGGGAGACTTGAAGACCTGATTAACTATAAAGCGGATGAAATCGTAGAAGATTACCCACAAACATTTACTGACTTCAATTAGTTAGCCACACAACATCAAAACCTTAAAGAACATGTTTGGCTTATTTAAAAAGAAATCAGAGTTAGAAAGACTACAGAAAGTTTACGCAGAGAAAATGTCGGAAGTGCACAAACTTTCCACCATAGACCGCAGA
This genomic window from Algoriphagus sp. TR-M9 contains:
- a CDS encoding Lacal_2735 family protein encodes the protein MFGLFKKKSELERLQKVYAEKMSEVHKLSTIDRRKSDVAAAEADAIAQKIAILQNSQKSN
- a CDS encoding 3-oxoacyl-ACP synthase III family protein; the protein is MKKSRILGVGHYVPERSVSNFELSEMMNTNNDWIVERTGIETRHWFTPGVDTVTSMAKNATEMAMDRAGVTPKEIDFIIFATITPDYFIPGNGVLLQRELGFGTIGALDIRNACSGFIYALSIADQFIKTGMYKKILVVGAEIQSSALDKSDEGRSSSVIFADGAGTAILGAVETDQPGILSTHLHSEGEYAEELYCKDPGSSREVRISPELIDSGSFFLKMNGNAVFKHAVVRFMEVIKEALEANKLDQSAIDLLVPHQANLRISQYIQKQLGLPSEKVFNNIMSKGNTTAATIPIALSEAWEQGKIKEGDLICLAAFGSGFTWASALLRW
- a CDS encoding toxin-antitoxin system YwqK family antitoxin; the protein is MKYILLAFLLYCNTLIAQDNAIVRQYNSDSTLMATGVLTQYKRQGLWKYYNAKTNTLLTEGTFKDGVRDGTWTSFYPDGKRNVVADYRDGKLFGPSQVYDADGALKRQIVFQDSVIVGKYTEYYGSTGVPDYVDPKQVYREGQYENNMKTGQWVEYHEFGELAVREYYEKGLRNGPYLEYSPEGDLITEAVYKDGKLEGAFKRYAYSNAVVEEGNYKNGEKIGEWKRYFPGTRTVAAEESYDEDGKRIGTWKYYYENKRTARIEKYENGIAVGTWQEFFPNKSLAKRKIYELGVPVGDYVEYHDTGQVSVKGQYQNGMKTGVWKSYLPDGELYSVGEYRNDMKTGLWKYFNKIGILIAEGEYSLGLEKGQWVYYYDGGQLKSVGSYKLGMEDGLWGLFYDNKQLTQEETWDNGRLMNISEFNTYNGKDTLDKGTLKDGNGSRITYYVTGKKESEGSYKSGRAEGTWIFYHENGRKASEGQMKEGKKEGPWRYYNPAGRLEDLINYKADEIVEDYPQTFTDFN